A part of Rubrobacter calidifluminis genomic DNA contains:
- a CDS encoding phenylacetate--CoA ligase family protein, translating into MSGAPSKATGAATAPGRTREHPLWLLRDARRARKQGPAAIERRQRARLAGMVAFACANSPYYRKLYRDLPEKIEDPTLLPITSKKALMARFDDWATDREVTIEKARAFVENPDLIGERFLGRYTLLTTSGTTGNRGIFVLDDRSMAVTSALVFRMLSAWLGIGDVIGILAGGGRMAMVNAMGGHFASAVAATRLRGKRVQVFPVDMPLPEMVAQLNRFRPVIVASYASMAALLAGEREAGRLRIDPVLVVLSAEGLPAREYDRIAGAFDAKVRDSYAATECPFISYRCEHGWLHVNSDWLVLEPVDADHRPVAPGKHSHTVLLTNLANRVQPIIRYDLGDSILQRPDPCSCGNTLPAIRVQGRAADVLAFPIGGERVTIPPLAFGSLVDRTPGVELFQIVQTAPASLRVRLHPAAGADPERVWRMVHDEITHLLAGNGLDHVTVERAGEPPEQSAGGKYRTIIPLNSGGS; encoded by the coding sequence ATGTCCGGCGCACCATCGAAAGCAACCGGCGCGGCAACCGCACCCGGCAGGACGCGCGAACATCCGCTGTGGCTGCTGCGCGACGCGCGCAGGGCCAGAAAGCAAGGCCCGGCTGCGATCGAGCGGCGGCAGCGCGCCCGGCTTGCCGGGATGGTGGCCTTCGCGTGTGCCAACTCGCCGTACTACCGCAAGCTCTACCGGGACCTGCCGGAGAAGATCGAGGATCCCACGCTCTTGCCGATTACCTCAAAGAAGGCGCTGATGGCGCGCTTCGACGACTGGGCGACCGACCGTGAGGTGACCATCGAGAAGGCGCGGGCGTTCGTTGAGAACCCCGACCTCATCGGGGAGCGGTTCCTGGGCAGGTACACGTTGCTCACCACCTCGGGCACCACCGGGAACCGCGGGATCTTCGTGCTGGACGACCGGAGCATGGCCGTGACCAGCGCCCTCGTCTTCCGCATGCTGAGCGCCTGGCTCGGGATCGGCGACGTCATCGGCATCCTCGCCGGCGGCGGGCGCATGGCCATGGTGAACGCCATGGGCGGCCACTTCGCCTCCGCGGTAGCCGCCACCCGCCTACGCGGCAAACGGGTCCAGGTCTTCCCGGTGGATATGCCCCTACCGGAGATGGTGGCTCAACTCAACCGGTTTCGGCCGGTCATAGTCGCCTCGTACGCGAGCATGGCCGCGCTCTTGGCCGGCGAGCGGGAGGCCGGCCGCCTGCGCATCGACCCGGTGCTGGTGGTGCTCTCGGCCGAGGGGCTCCCGGCACGCGAGTACGACCGGATCGCCGGGGCGTTCGACGCCAAGGTCCGCGACAGCTACGCCGCCACCGAGTGCCCCTTCATCAGCTACCGCTGCGAGCACGGCTGGCTGCACGTCAATAGCGACTGGCTCGTCTTGGAGCCGGTCGACGCCGACCACCGCCCCGTCGCGCCGGGCAAGCACTCGCACACGGTCCTGCTCACGAACCTCGCCAACCGGGTGCAGCCCATCATCCGCTACGACCTCGGCGACAGTATCTTGCAGCGGCCCGACCCCTGCTCGTGCGGTAACACGCTGCCCGCCATCCGCGTGCAGGGCCGCGCCGCCGACGTGCTCGCCTTTCCTATCGGCGGCGAGCGGGTCACCATTCCGCCTTTGGCGTTCGGCTCGCTGGTCGATCGCACCCCGGGGGTCGAGCTGTTCCAGATCGTGCAGACCGCACCGGCGAGCCTGCGCGTGCGCCTGCATCCCGCGGCCGGTGCCGACCCGGAGCGCGTGTGGCGGATGGTGCACGACGAGATCACGCACCTCCTCGCCGGAAACGGGCTCGACCACGTCACGGTCGAGCGCGCCGGGGAGCCGCCGGAGCAATCCGCGGGTGGCAAGTACCGTACGATAATCCCGCTAAACTCGGGGGGATCATGA
- a CDS encoding DUF305 domain-containing protein: MGSLSDFFDKHDPDGRWRAGALTGLASGTFSTVLISLGGPRIGRDVPLDWMEIASINLRDRAIVSEPGWPQVLPGILTHQSVDLAWAAAYFGLGIGHLGQEKQRKALLAGAIPWAVASSAFEFFVAIPILQRLLKMQVPYWTGLTVHLASSVAYPLFLRIRRRIAGEETTPDEDRLARLTLLAMGGSIAALALLEVLARKGHEPRWPFDREQEIEVGRSFLRQMTAHHELGVRLSRLLRDKAPQKEARVLGTLMYAEHVGELDAMRRWWRNWYGGEMPEPTEEEHERMPGMPPTGRVDELETMSGAAFERSFYPVMISHHEGAITMSDDLIRRARDPRLILFADQIRYAQRNQVQYMRELEGRA, from the coding sequence GTGGGCTCTTTGAGCGACTTCTTCGATAAACATGATCCGGACGGCAGGTGGCGCGCGGGCGCCCTTACGGGACTGGCCAGCGGCACGTTCTCGACGGTCCTTATCTCCCTGGGAGGACCCAGGATCGGGCGCGACGTGCCGCTCGACTGGATGGAGATAGCGAGCATCAACCTGCGCGACCGGGCGATCGTCTCCGAGCCCGGCTGGCCCCAGGTCCTCCCGGGCATCCTCACCCACCAGAGCGTGGACCTTGCGTGGGCGGCGGCGTACTTCGGACTCGGCATCGGGCACCTCGGCCAGGAGAAGCAGAGGAAAGCCCTGCTCGCCGGGGCCATCCCGTGGGCGGTGGCGTCCTCCGCGTTCGAGTTCTTCGTCGCCATCCCGATCCTCCAGCGGCTGCTCAAAATGCAGGTCCCCTACTGGACGGGCTTGACCGTTCACCTGGCGTCGAGCGTCGCTTACCCGCTCTTTCTGCGGATACGGCGGCGCATCGCAGGGGAAGAGACGACCCCGGACGAGGATCGGCTGGCGCGCCTGACCCTCCTGGCGATGGGAGGCTCGATCGCGGCCCTCGCATTGCTCGAGGTCCTCGCCCGCAAGGGGCATGAGCCCCGCTGGCCCTTCGACCGGGAGCAGGAGATCGAGGTCGGCAGGAGCTTCCTGCGGCAGATGACGGCCCACCACGAGCTGGGGGTCCGCCTCTCCCGCCTGCTGCGGGACAAAGCCCCACAAAAGGAGGCGCGGGTGCTGGGGACCCTGATGTACGCCGAGCACGTGGGGGAACTCGACGCGATGCGCCGCTGGTGGCGCAACTGGTACGGCGGCGAGATGCCCGAGCCGACCGAAGAGGAGCACGAGCGCATGCCCGGCATGCCGCCGACCGGGCGGGTGGACGAGCTGGAGACGATGAGCGGGGCCGCCTTCGAGCGGAGCTTCTACCCCGTCATGATCTCCCACCACGAAGGCGCGATAACCATGTCCGACGACCTGATAAGGCGGGCCAGGGACCCCCGCCTGATCCTGTTCGCCGACCAGATCCGCTACGCGCAACGCAACCAAGTGCAGTACATGCGCGAGTTGGAGGGGCGTGCCTGA
- a CDS encoding MFS transporter has protein sequence MFTDVNQGAVAALLPFLEAHRGISLAAAGALVFASTASSSIIQPLFGVFSDRRPFPALMPLGILAAGTGISLVGVAPGYLSILLCVVLSGMGVAAFHPEAARFANYVSSGSGRARGMSFFSVGGNAGFAIGPAIATPLVVVFGLPGTLFMIIPAALMSAVLFHELPRLKEFRPGGASAAGGRSPAEQDEWGPFVRLTLVVAMRSLVYFGLVSFVSSYYHKVLGTSEAFGNTALTLMLLGGAAGTLVAGPLADRLGRKRVLLASMCLLAPLLFVFSTLGPGAGMVALVLIGASTVGTFAVTTVMGQEYLPGRIGFAAGVTMGFSIGLGGAGAVPLGAIADHFGLHTVVVMLAFLPVVGAVLAYTLPRRARSSSGS, from the coding sequence TTGTTCACCGACGTTAACCAGGGAGCGGTCGCCGCGCTGCTACCTTTCCTGGAGGCTCACCGGGGGATATCTCTCGCCGCCGCCGGTGCTCTGGTCTTCGCTTCCACGGCCAGCTCCTCGATAATCCAGCCGCTCTTTGGCGTCTTCTCCGACCGCAGGCCTTTCCCGGCGCTCATGCCGCTCGGCATCCTCGCGGCCGGGACCGGGATCTCCCTTGTGGGGGTGGCGCCCGGATACCTGAGCATACTGTTGTGCGTAGTCCTGAGCGGAATGGGGGTCGCGGCCTTCCATCCAGAGGCCGCGAGGTTCGCGAACTATGTCTCCTCGGGGAGCGGGCGGGCGCGTGGCATGAGCTTCTTCTCGGTGGGCGGCAATGCCGGTTTCGCGATCGGCCCCGCCATCGCGACGCCGCTGGTCGTTGTTTTCGGGCTGCCCGGTACGCTCTTCATGATCATACCCGCCGCCCTCATGTCGGCCGTACTCTTTCATGAGCTGCCTCGTCTGAAAGAGTTCCGGCCGGGTGGTGCCTCTGCCGCGGGAGGGCGATCTCCGGCGGAACAGGACGAGTGGGGCCCGTTCGTGAGGTTGACGCTCGTCGTCGCGATGCGCTCCCTGGTCTACTTCGGGCTCGTTTCTTTCGTTTCCTCTTACTACCACAAGGTGCTCGGTACCTCCGAGGCCTTCGGCAACACGGCGCTCACCCTTATGCTCCTCGGCGGGGCGGCCGGCACGCTGGTGGCCGGGCCGCTGGCCGACAGGCTCGGGCGCAAGAGGGTGCTACTGGCTTCGATGTGTCTCCTGGCCCCCCTGCTCTTCGTCTTCTCCACGCTCGGACCCGGGGCCGGGATGGTGGCGCTGGTGCTGATAGGAGCCTCGACCGTGGGTACTTTTGCCGTTACCACCGTCATGGGACAGGAGTACCTGCCGGGCCGCATAGGGTTCGCCGCCGGGGTCACGATGGGCTTCTCTATAGGACTCGGCGGCGCCGGCGCGGTACCCCTCGGGGCGATAGCGGATCATTTCGGGTTGCATACCGTGGTGGTCATGCTCGCTTTTCTTCCGGTGGTGGGGGCGGTGCTCGCGTATACACTTCCGCGTAGGGCCCGCTCCTCAAGCGGGTCGTGA
- a CDS encoding heavy metal translocating P-type ATPase yields the protein MAKERLREREDVETEERDEDEEVEGFEGPWYLFPPMRNALIAGALLLIGWLIERFTGFPAYVPISVFVLVILIGAYYWAREGLEELVEEREVGIEVLMAFATVGAVILGAWFEAAFLVFLYAGAEATEEYTYARTRTAIRALLDLAPETATLLKDGREETVPAEELAVGDLFLVRPGERIPTDGEILEGASSLDESAVTGESVPVEKGEGEKVFAGTINATGSLKVRATTNFESNSLQKIIHLVEEAQGVKSGAQRWIDRFGSRYSPAVLLGALLLLVVPPLFGGPFDTWAYRAVVLLVAAAPCALVMSTPVAVAAAIGRAGREGVLIKGGIHLENLAKVRVVTFDKTGTLTRGKPVVTDVVAGNGSADGMLRVAAGVEHLSEHPLARAIVERARSEGIHPAEVRDFRSLTGAGARAEVDGRTVYVGSPALFRDLGVSLDGTLEEIEHLQEEGKTVVLVGTGERVEGLLAIRDEPRPEAKRAIEELHEMGYEVAMLTGDNLRTARAIARELGIDEVRADLKPEDKVEAVKELEREHGPVAMVGDGINDAPALATATVGMAMGTAGTDAAIEAADVALMGDDPRKAAYALRLARRSQRISLQNIVFSILVLAVLIPGAVLGLLGIAAAVFAHETSELLAIANGLRVARRVG from the coding sequence GTGGCCAAAGAACGACTTCGCGAGCGCGAGGATGTAGAGACCGAAGAGAGAGACGAGGACGAAGAGGTCGAGGGCTTTGAGGGGCCGTGGTATCTCTTCCCGCCGATGCGCAACGCCCTCATCGCGGGCGCGCTGCTGCTGATCGGGTGGCTGATCGAGCGCTTCACGGGCTTTCCGGCCTACGTACCGATCTCCGTCTTCGTCCTCGTCATCCTGATCGGCGCTTACTACTGGGCGCGCGAGGGTCTTGAGGAACTCGTAGAGGAGCGCGAGGTCGGCATCGAGGTCCTCATGGCGTTCGCGACCGTGGGAGCGGTGATCCTGGGCGCGTGGTTCGAGGCCGCCTTCCTGGTCTTCCTCTACGCCGGCGCCGAGGCGACCGAAGAGTACACCTACGCCCGGACCCGCACCGCCATCCGGGCGCTCCTGGACCTCGCCCCCGAGACGGCGACGCTCCTCAAGGATGGGCGCGAGGAGACGGTCCCGGCGGAGGAGCTTGCGGTCGGCGACCTCTTCCTGGTCAGGCCCGGCGAGCGCATCCCAACGGACGGTGAGATCCTGGAGGGCGCAAGCAGCCTGGACGAGTCGGCGGTGACGGGCGAGTCGGTGCCGGTGGAGAAGGGCGAGGGGGAGAAGGTCTTCGCCGGGACCATAAACGCCACAGGCTCCCTGAAGGTGCGCGCGACGACGAACTTCGAGTCGAACTCGTTGCAGAAGATCATCCACCTGGTCGAGGAGGCGCAGGGCGTCAAGTCCGGCGCGCAGCGCTGGATCGACCGCTTCGGTAGCCGCTACAGCCCCGCCGTCCTTTTGGGAGCGCTCTTGCTCCTGGTCGTCCCGCCGCTCTTCGGCGGCCCCTTCGACACCTGGGCCTACCGCGCGGTGGTGCTGCTCGTCGCCGCCGCTCCGTGCGCCCTGGTCATGTCCACCCCCGTGGCGGTTGCCGCGGCGATAGGCCGCGCCGGGCGCGAGGGCGTGCTCATAAAGGGCGGCATCCACCTGGAGAACCTGGCGAAGGTCAGGGTCGTCACCTTCGACAAGACCGGAACCCTCACCCGCGGCAAGCCCGTGGTGACCGATGTCGTCGCGGGCAACGGTTCGGCCGACGGCATGCTGAGAGTCGCAGCCGGCGTCGAGCACCTGAGCGAGCACCCGCTGGCCCGGGCGATCGTCGAGCGCGCCCGCTCGGAGGGCATACATCCTGCGGAGGTCAGGGATTTCCGGTCCCTCACCGGTGCCGGTGCCAGGGCCGAGGTCGACGGCCGGACCGTCTACGTGGGCAGCCCCGCCCTGTTCCGCGATCTCGGGGTTTCCCTCGACGGTACGCTAGAAGAGATCGAGCACCTTCAGGAGGAAGGCAAGACGGTGGTCCTGGTCGGGACCGGAGAGCGTGTGGAGGGGCTCCTCGCCATCCGTGACGAGCCGCGTCCGGAGGCGAAACGCGCCATCGAAGAGTTGCACGAGATGGGCTACGAGGTAGCGATGCTCACCGGGGACAACCTGCGCACCGCCAGAGCCATCGCCCGGGAGCTGGGCATCGACGAGGTGCGCGCCGACCTGAAGCCCGAGGACAAGGTGGAAGCCGTAAAGGAGCTGGAGCGGGAGCACGGCCCCGTGGCGATGGTCGGGGATGGCATTAACGACGCGCCGGCCCTTGCCACGGCGACCGTCGGGATGGCGATGGGCACCGCAGGTACCGACGCGGCCATAGAGGCGGCGGACGTGGCGCTCATGGGCGACGACCCACGCAAGGCTGCCTACGCTCTCAGGCTCGCCAGGCGCAGCCAGCGCATAAGCCTGCAGAACATCGTCTTCTCCATACTGGTTCTGGCCGTCCTCATCCCCGGCGCGGTACTCGGCTTGCTCGGCATCGCCGCTGCCGTCTTCGCCCACGAGACATCGGAGCTTCTCGCCATCGCCAACGGCCTGCGCGTCGCCCGGAGGGTCGGCTGA
- a CDS encoding Fur family transcriptional regulator has protein sequence MDRHMTSGRVDAEIKEKFRRSGYTLTSQRRAVLEALKQADGHPSAEDVYLIVKRKNPRIALGTVYQALSVLEEIGVISSKHWAESPIRYDLNLEPHLDIRCIRCGRVSEVPGIQIGDLKARVQENTPYEVTSADLVLEGICPECRKAGES, from the coding sequence ATGGATCGACACATGACCTCCGGCAGGGTTGACGCGGAAATAAAGGAGAAGTTCCGGCGCTCCGGTTACACCCTGACCTCCCAGCGCCGGGCGGTGCTCGAAGCCTTGAAGCAGGCCGATGGTCATCCTTCGGCGGAGGACGTCTATCTTATCGTCAAGCGCAAGAACCCCCGGATAGCCCTCGGCACCGTCTATCAGGCGCTCTCGGTACTCGAGGAGATCGGGGTGATAAGCTCCAAGCATTGGGCCGAGTCTCCGATCCGCTACGATCTCAACCTGGAGCCTCACCTCGACATCCGCTGCATCCGCTGCGGTCGGGTCTCGGAGGTACCCGGCATACAGATAGGAGACCTGAAAGCCAGGGTGCAGGAGAACACACCGTACGAGGTGACCTCGGCAGACCTGGTGCTCGAGGGCATCTGCCCCGAGTGCCGCAAGGCCGGAGAGAGCTGA
- the lspA gene encoding signal peptidase II, with protein sequence MTRRFGRKIGVTSTAAALTVLGAYLARRWAERGLDYGETVPLAGDLFRLTLGENPGVAFGLLGGSPLVPWLSALALVVFALYLARSLRDSRAGGVSLGLILGGGLANLLDRLGDGRVTDYLDVGLGSWRWPTFNLPDAAITVGVFLVVWLLWRDAPHSTTGKEKNSRGLFERLLR encoded by the coding sequence ATGACCCGACGGTTCGGCAGGAAGATTGGCGTAACCTCGACAGCCGCCGCCCTGACCGTCCTCGGCGCGTACCTCGCGCGCCGGTGGGCCGAACGCGGCTTGGACTACGGCGAGACGGTCCCCCTGGCCGGCGACCTCTTCCGCCTGACCCTCGGCGAGAACCCGGGCGTGGCCTTCGGCCTGCTCGGTGGCTCCCCGCTCGTGCCCTGGCTCTCCGCGCTCGCGCTCGTCGTCTTCGCGCTTTACCTGGCTCGATCCCTGCGGGACAGCCGCGCGGGCGGTGTCTCGCTCGGCCTGATCCTCGGCGGCGGCCTCGCCAACCTGCTCGACCGCCTCGGCGACGGGCGCGTCACCGACTACCTGGACGTCGGCCTGGGGAGCTGGCGCTGGCCTACCTTCAACCTGCCCGACGCGGCGATAACGGTTGGTGTTTTCCTGGTCGTGTGGCTGCTCTGGCGTGACGCGCCCCACTCTACGACGGGAAAGGAGAAGAATTCGCGTGGGCTCTTTGAGCGACTTCTTCGATAA
- a CDS encoding ZIP family metal transporter has translation MNEYLVVLAFAALPALGNFAGGALAEFVPVSRLMLNLALYSAAGVVVAVVAVELMPRALEADPAWAIVLAFVLGGVFYVAVDWAIQRLNDRYGGEGGAGPWVIFFGVSVDLFSDGIMVGTGSTVAVGLGLLLALGQVPSDIPEGFATVANFRRRGVPRSRRLLLSAAFAAPIFLGATLGYWLMRDASELNKLLLLTFTAGVLSTLVVEELVPEAVEEVPESPLSSLAFIGGFALFALLSTYLEVE, from the coding sequence TTGAACGAGTACCTGGTCGTACTCGCGTTCGCCGCGTTGCCCGCACTTGGCAACTTCGCGGGCGGGGCGCTCGCCGAGTTCGTGCCCGTCTCGCGCCTGATGCTCAACCTCGCCCTCTACTCGGCCGCCGGCGTGGTGGTCGCCGTGGTGGCCGTGGAGCTCATGCCCCGGGCGCTGGAGGCCGACCCGGCCTGGGCCATCGTTCTGGCCTTCGTCCTGGGCGGCGTCTTCTACGTGGCCGTGGACTGGGCCATACAGCGCCTCAACGACCGCTACGGCGGCGAGGGCGGAGCTGGGCCGTGGGTGATCTTCTTCGGCGTCTCGGTTGACCTCTTCTCCGACGGGATCATGGTCGGCACCGGCTCGACGGTGGCCGTGGGCCTCGGCCTGCTCCTGGCTTTGGGACAGGTGCCCTCGGACATCCCGGAAGGCTTCGCCACCGTCGCCAACTTCAGGAGAAGGGGCGTCCCGCGCAGCCGGCGCCTGCTCCTCTCGGCGGCCTTCGCGGCGCCCATCTTCCTGGGCGCCACGCTCGGCTACTGGCTGATGCGCGACGCGTCCGAGCTCAACAAGCTCCTCTTGCTCACCTTCACCGCCGGGGTTCTCAGTACGCTGGTGGTCGAGGAACTGGTGCCTGAGGCGGTCGAGGAGGTCCCCGAGTCCCCGCTTTCGTCCCTGGCCTTCATCGGCGGCTTCGCCCTCTTCGCGCTGCTCTCTACCTACCTGGAGGTGGAGTAG
- a CDS encoding S49 family peptidase has translation MNLLLAVRNLIVRLLRRRPEYVWVEVWGSLPGFSHRTGLLRRRFRPSPEPPSLEEIRRRMVAAAGRGTGVLLRVGELSAGSARLEELRQEIVSFREKGGRVMAYMESVDSRSYYLACAAEKIFCPPSATVAVIGLRTRVNFLKDALDRIGVGVEVLAVSPYKSAGDIFTRNDFSREAREQAERLIERRYQALIGAISRGRGLPEERVRELIDGAPYSAGCAAELGLIDGACYEDELPGILGVRSRDVKDWSAARRALPRPYRSTRRKRVALVEISGTITRGRSRKLPVPVPVLGSDQAGSDSIIRALRTAERGRSVAAVLLYIDSGGGDALASDLIWREVDRIRRGKPVVALMGDAAASGGYYVCAPASHIVAHSTTLTGSIGVFIARPVAARLYGRAGVHPVSLERGRHAGIFDESRPPTGEELHVLRDELHRSYEEFKDRVCRGRNLPKDDLERIAGGKVWSGVEAYELGLVDEVGGFREALSKAGSLAGIEGISERDIVKVREPGGYVGPGEITREAAEILGLIPRVAERVVWAALPYEIVEYW, from the coding sequence GTGAACCTGCTGCTTGCGGTGCGCAACCTGATCGTACGCCTTCTGCGCCGGAGGCCGGAGTATGTGTGGGTGGAGGTATGGGGGAGCCTCCCCGGGTTCTCCCACAGGACCGGCCTGTTGCGCCGTAGGTTCCGGCCCTCCCCCGAACCCCCCAGCCTGGAGGAGATCCGCCGCAGGATGGTAGCGGCGGCCGGCCGCGGGACTGGCGTGCTGCTCCGGGTGGGGGAGCTCAGCGCGGGGTCCGCCAGGCTCGAAGAGCTGCGCCAGGAAATAGTGTCCTTCAGGGAGAAGGGTGGGCGGGTGATGGCATACATGGAGTCGGTAGACTCCCGCTCCTACTACCTGGCCTGTGCGGCAGAGAAGATCTTCTGCCCCCCTTCGGCGACGGTCGCCGTAATCGGGCTACGTACCAGGGTCAACTTTCTGAAGGACGCATTGGATCGTATCGGGGTGGGAGTCGAGGTGCTCGCGGTTTCGCCCTACAAGTCGGCGGGGGACATCTTCACCCGCAACGACTTCTCCCGCGAAGCCAGGGAGCAGGCCGAGAGGCTGATCGAGCGCAGGTACCAGGCCTTGATTGGGGCCATCTCCCGGGGGCGCGGTCTTCCGGAGGAGAGAGTGCGCGAGCTCATCGACGGTGCTCCATACAGCGCAGGATGCGCCGCGGAGCTCGGGCTGATCGACGGTGCGTGCTACGAAGATGAGCTGCCCGGCATCCTGGGGGTGAGGAGCAGAGATGTGAAGGATTGGAGTGCAGCCCGACGTGCCTTGCCTCGGCCTTATCGCAGTACGAGGCGCAAAAGGGTCGCACTCGTCGAGATCTCCGGTACCATAACCCGGGGCCGGAGTCGCAAGTTGCCCGTGCCGGTACCAGTACTGGGCTCGGATCAGGCCGGCAGTGATTCTATCATCCGCGCGCTCAGAACAGCCGAGCGTGGCAGGTCCGTCGCGGCCGTGCTTCTGTACATCGATTCCGGTGGTGGGGATGCCCTGGCATCCGACCTCATCTGGCGTGAGGTGGACAGGATCAGGCGCGGAAAACCCGTGGTCGCGCTCATGGGTGACGCAGCGGCCTCCGGCGGGTACTACGTCTGCGCCCCGGCCAGCCACATCGTCGCCCACTCAACCACCCTGACGGGTTCGATAGGAGTGTTCATCGCCCGCCCTGTGGCCGCCAGGCTCTACGGCAGGGCGGGTGTACACCCGGTGTCGCTCGAACGCGGGAGGCACGCCGGCATCTTCGACGAAAGCCGGCCCCCGACCGGGGAGGAGCTACATGTACTGCGCGACGAGCTGCACCGCAGCTACGAGGAATTCAAAGACCGGGTGTGCCGCGGGCGCAATCTACCCAAAGATGATCTCGAGAGGATCGCCGGGGGTAAGGTCTGGAGTGGCGTCGAGGCGTACGAGCTCGGGCTCGTCGACGAGGTGGGCGGTTTCCGGGAGGCACTCTCGAAGGCGGGCAGCCTCGCCGGAATCGAGGGGATTTCGGAGCGGGATATCGTGAAGGTCAGGGAGCCGGGTGGATACGTCGGGCCGGGGGAGATCACGCGTGAGGCCGCCGAGATACTTGGTCTGATCCCGCGTGTGGCGGAGCGCGTTGTGTGGGCGGCGTTGCCGTACGAGATCGTCGAGTACTGGTAG
- a CDS encoding putative toxin-antitoxin system toxin component, PIN family produces the protein MSGPLVVLDTDAVVTALIGDEGASSYRILRAVGAGDIRVALSDAFLVELVRTVRNRYRQGLILNAARAFEVALDLGLQGELRRPPGWEWPSVPDPEDRWIPDLAYDAGADFIVTWDRHLLDAELPFSAEVVTPAQLLQRLSAPAP, from the coding sequence TTGAGCGGGCCGCTGGTCGTCCTCGACACGGACGCGGTCGTAACCGCCCTGATCGGCGACGAGGGCGCTTCGAGCTACCGGATCCTGCGCGCCGTGGGCGCCGGGGACATTAGGGTGGCGCTCTCCGACGCCTTCCTGGTCGAGTTGGTGAGGACCGTCCGCAACCGATACCGGCAGGGTTTGATCCTCAACGCGGCCAGGGCCTTCGAGGTGGCGCTGGACCTGGGCCTGCAAGGCGAGCTCAGGCGGCCTCCAGGCTGGGAATGGCCCAGCGTGCCCGATCCCGAAGACCGGTGGATACCCGACCTCGCCTACGACGCCGGTGCAGACTTCATCGTCACCTGGGATCGGCACCTGCTCGACGCCGAGCTACCCTTCAGCGCCGAGGTCGTCACTCCAGCCCAACTCCTCCAGAGGCTTTCAGCCCCTGCCCCCTAA